CAACTCGTCAACGATGTACTCGTCACGCCTCATAGCAGGCTGAGTGCACATGCCTAGCAAAATCCGGTCGACAGCGCCGATGTTGTGGATGGGCGTCGGATCCATCAGCTCCTTCCGCAGAggagttcctttttgtttagaaaaaattaattcagcATTCATAGAAGAAAAGTAATTCGTCACGTGATAACTTTAGTCCTcatgtctattttttttttgccctacTGCTGCGCACTTACTGTACGGTAGTAGCTGATGGAAACGGTTACAGCGGTTCAAGTTCTTCGGAATAAGTGAATGTCCAAAACGGAAGGCGGCTGTCCCGAAAGAGTTGGCAGCCATGGCATTGATGCTGCTGTTGTAGCCATAATAGAATCCGCGGCGCTTGAGCCGCAAATCAAAAACCTCAATCACGCGTTCGCCTGTTGTCAGAATACGAACCAGACAATTAAAATGATTTCACACGAACGTTAATGTCAACGTTAAATCTTGAAATTGTCCTACCAAGAACGATAGGAAGGAATTCATTGTATGTGATGTGTTGCATCTGGGCCCCTACAATCTTGCGAGCCTCTGTataatgaaagagaaaagaagttCAAATCAATGGGCACTTTTccaatcaaatcatttttgattttactACCGTGAAAGAGACGTTCATCATTCCAATGCGGATTCAAATCGGCCAATTTTCTGACGAGGCGGTTATGTTCACGCATCCAGGCCGTATGCATAGAGGACAAGCCTATTCAAAAGTACCATGTGTTTTAAGTGagttattataatttttttctatttttttgcgATGATTACACGTTGTTGTTACTATGAATAACCATAGTTATACCATGTGAAGAAGTTAGAAACCTTTAGCTCAAAAGCTAACCGCGTGAGTAAGGTGTGCCATATCTGTTAAATTTTACTGACAACCCGAGCATGTCGAACAAAATGTTACCTGGTTGTTCGTTGGTACGACTGTCGCCTCCTTTGAAACAATGCATATTGGGCGAGTGCGTGCGGCATTCGTCGCTAAATGGCTTCTCCAAGACGGGCAGTAGAGCTTTGCGGAACATCATTTCGCGGCACTTCATCATTCCTATTCGTTCAATAGTTATATCAGCTTTTCAGATCATGAAATAGAATTTTATAAATAAGCAACGATTATGAGCAACaggaattattattattatctcttATTTTTAGAATTAAacttaaaataaatattgCCGGGTAACATGATAGGCAGGAAAACGACTTGTAGCATTCAGTACCTTTACTATAAAGCCGAAGAGAGCTGAGTAGCTTATCGGTGCTGCCGTACACATTTGACGCATCAAGGTATGAAGTGATCTGATTGATTTGTTCGCGAGGACCGATCAAGCATCCTTCTGATGGAGACGGACTGGAGCGTACGAAATTCAGGCAAGTCACGTTGTATTTGCCGTAGAACGCGTCATCAGATGGTACTTCAATAGGCATACAATCCGGATGCTaaacaatgtaataaatacgGTTACTGGGTGAATCAATGtaaattgtaaaataaaaaaatctatttaaaaatgatGGTGTTACGCACCCTATTCTCTTTCAGTACTTGTTCCTGTCCGTCCTTATTGCAACACTGCGGAATGCTGCCGTTGAAGCCTCTTGTCTGTGCAGAAGCtgacgaataaaaaaataactagttgaaaaaaaaactatcgaATTATAGTATAGGAAGTGTCTAAGTTACATGTAATGTCGTGATCAAGGAATTGGCCCCACTGCATCACCATAGTCGTGAACTGAGTAGTGGTTATATTGCGATGGCGATGGACCAGAGCACTGACTGCACGGGCACTTGGCAATGGGCCTCCTTGTACGGACCGACGGAATGCCTCCACCGAGTCGCCGTATTCGGCCGGTAAGAAGCGCTGGAACGGCCTGAAAGAGGCCCCCCATTCCGGGTGGTCCATGTTGTTGCAAGTGCCGTCGCCCGTTCGGTACAGAGCGCTGAATGGCGGACATTTGATTGTTTCAGCTTTTAAAGGGCATTCAGCGTAGAAATCGGTGTTACGCAAAGATATTCGACCTTCGTCGCCGAAACGGTTCCGTTGATTGATGGTAAATCTATGGCGAACGCACGATTTCAATTAACAATTGATGTGGGAACTACGTAGGGTAAAATTTGATGTTAACTGACTTATCACGGAGTAAAGCGTAAGCTTTAAGAGTCGCAAAACCGTATCGGGCAAACTGTTTGGTGATGGCGTCTTGATAATTAAAGGCAGCAACGCCGGCCGCCGGATCGTCTTTCTTAATAATATGCCCTACATAGCAGAAATTTGTATTCAAATTAGTGAGATTCGTTTAAACAAGAATATTTCACATTCTCTGAATACCTTCTTTGTAAAGGCGAGGCTCTAGGTCGTTTATGAGGTAATCGGACGCATTAAGGCCGGCGCCGAAAATGTGTTCAATCAGCTGAATCTGTTCGGGACTAAGTCCGTCTGGGTCACGCTCGCTTTTCTGTTGTTCGCGTATCAAGTTGAGCATGATGGCGAACGGCAATGTTTGTTGCTTCGGTGATGAAGCAGCAAGTCGTTGGGCAGGTGGGGGGTCCAGTTCATGGTGGTTAGAAGCGTCGGCAAGCGTCCAGCAGCCAAAAAGCGGCCACAAGCCGGCGAGACCAACCACCAAACGTAGCCAGGTCGACAACGGGAAAGAAGGAATGCAGTGCGACGTCGTCCTAGTATCGTTCAACAGAccagtcaaaaaaaaaaaaaaagaaaatgacaaaacatTAGGTACTTGGCAGTTTTCATCAATATTCATCAACAGTAACCGCTCCCGAAcgaacataatttttttttttagccagaAAGGGAAATAGAGCGGACGCGCTATAGAGCAACCCAATGAGGCCAgcagaagattttttttttttttaagaaggggatttttcttttcttttttcttagcCTTCCGTGTACTTCTTGGAACAAGAAAGGAGACAATGGAGACCGTAAATTGACAAATCTTTGGACTGTGAAGTAGGACGCACGGAAATGGGTTCTGCGTGATCCAAAAGGCAACGacaaaccaaagaaaagaaaattaccgTCCTCGCATTGGTACACCGATAAAATCCTATGAAAATATTGGGGCTGGCATGGAAGGTTGGAATAGATCTCTGATCCCGGGTTTTTCCCGTCACTGCCATTCTGCGTTCCAATTAAACTTCTACGCATTCTATACCAGTGGTTATAGATAGATAACAACGCCGAGATGTATACTACCTAGGTATGCTGTGCTACATCATGCagaaggaataaaaaagaacccAGAAAAGATAGGACAACTGAAAGCGGATGTGGGTTAATTTGGCACAACAAAAATGCGGCTGTCATACAAAGGACGACAATCTTTGCTATTGAATGCCAGAAGCTTGTGCCAACTCAGACATATGCATTCAGTTTATTCATAGTTCATCGCCTTTTGCAGTATATGCACGGCTGGATGCACTATGCATACAAAGATGTTGaacgagagaaagaaatagagACACATCTCGGGCAGTCACACAAAGAAAACCGAAAACAGTCCAAGTCGACAAACTTAACCTACTTTCTCTTTAATTCCTCCGGCCGTCCTACTCCCCctttcgtattttttattgaGTTATTTTTCGTTCTTTACCTTGTTATCGTATCTATACATCGTACATTGAAAGTCACGGACAAATGAGAACTCGACTTATTTTCAGTTGGCTGTAACCAAGTGAAATTTGTTATTGCCAAGGCAGGAAATGCGAACCGGTCTTGGTGTCAAACGTGATAGCTCGAATCAAAAGTAATTGATCAAGTCGGACAGATGGCAGAATGGAAGATAAGTCTTCTTCCGTGAATAGGAATTGGGGTGGAAATGGGAACAGAAGAAGAGATCGTGTTATGCGGTACGAAGTGATTTTCCTTCAGTCGCCTGAGGTACCCAAATGATTACCGTGACCGTACACGTGCCTTAGAATCAAACCTAAACCCAAAGTAAAATACATCATGCAAACACGTTCAATGAATAATAGCTACAGCcacaactgtttttttttggggggggggggggggggggtagagaTGGGGAGGGGGAGGACTCTGGAGTTTGAACAAGTTGGGAAATCAACGGACACTCATAACACAAACCAATACAAATaggaataagaaaagaaaggaaaaacaaaggaagaagatGGAATTGTGAATTATGATTACCTTTCGGAAGACGTGGCTATTTTTTGCGACATTTCTCGGCGTTTACTGATTGAATAGCAGCTACTGAACCAAACAGGATTTTTGCCGTGACCTGATGAGGACGATACAAAGTAAATGTATAAACAACAAATGAATAAGGCAACGAATCAACTTCTAATAAACTTTGGCGGAAACTTCCATGAGCACTAGCACAAGGGTATAATATGAAATTTTGTTATATAGTACGGTAGATTTACAGTACCTGAACACGACCGACGTCTGGATAACCGGATGAACAACACGAGTGATTGTAGTTGGTAAACTGTTGCTTCTGTTggtagttgttgttggcgcttccgttgttgttattgttgttggcgGCCGCGCTACTACTGCTGCCAGTTCCACTGCCAGATCCGATCCCAAACTGAGCGGCACCAAGTCCGCGTTCGCCGCTCATATTTCCCTCTTGTTCCGTCAACGGGTCGGGATTGGAATACGATTTCGTCACACCTCTGTTAGAGGAAGACGTGGCAAAAGTAGGCGGTGGAGGAGGAACGTGAAGAGGGATGGAAAGGAGAGAGAGTTTAGCCTCAACGGGTGGAATGGGGTGGAACGAGGGTGGAACGGGGGTGGAAGCACAGAGGGTGATGATTGCTGGGAACCACGAAGATGGAGAGTCgtggtaaaagaaaagaagcaacgGGAGGGAGAAGGTCTCAAATTGGTATGATACTAAAATGAAGAGGGTGGAGAGAGTCACGAAAACGACGTCAGTGGCGCCCGGCGTCGAAGTAGCCACTAATAGATAAACGCGGGGTAGAGACGCGCACCAACGAGCTCGATCTTCTTGGCAGCGGTGATAGCAAATGATAGTGTTTTCTCTTCTATCTCAACGCACTGAGGCCCGTCTTCCAGGTGTTCTAATAACCTCGTTTCTTGTAGAATAACGATTGAAAATGATTCCTCCTTTCCTGGTTTCTCttcggctgctgctgctactgttGATACCTTGTCTTTTGTGCTcggtttttgtcttctttacTTTTTCGCTCTCTCTTGTAACTTTCAGCTGACTGATTGCGACCGAGAGCGGGACACCGGAGAGCTACTGACTGGACGAAACTAGCACGGCTGACTGGAAGCTAGACACTAGTGATCACTAGCTTTTAGCAGTAAGAGAGCTTGTAACAACAGAACGGCAAGCAGGTTAACAGAgaaagagcgagagagagaaatagacAGACAGACAAGAGGCTGTTGTGCTAGCTAGTGATGTGTGTTTGTGTGCTGGATCCATCCAGTCCAGCTGCCTCGCCCCCTCCTCTCTGTTTTGGTTTTCTGTgtgtatgttttttgtttcttgtttttttttttcctcctcttttttcacCAAAAGCATATAAATTTATCAAGAAATAACTCTAAAAAAGAAGGGACGGAAGGCGAGTCAAAGAGCGGCAAGCAATGCCGAGATAAGGGTTAAAGGGAGTGTCCATGATGTGATGGCCAGGTATAGAGTGTGATGCTAAGCGCTGActgcggctgctgctgctggcccTTATTCAGGACGACCTGACCCACCAACCAACCACCATCCGAACCGTtcaatctctctctctctctctctctctctctctctctctataacAGGTTCCAACTACCTGTCCCCTAGGCTTGTTTATGCACAACGTGCCATCTACGGGACCGGACAGGTtctcgtcatcatcatcatcagcacGTACCATCGGCAGACTCCAGTGGTCAACCGTACCCTATAGAAAAcacaacacatacacacatacaagcatatacacacacacagatctGATGATAATATCCCGGCTGGATTTGCGGTTGAATCTCAGATGAAAACGATCGTCAATGGAAATTGACAATGGGAAAACTCTGAGGGGAAGCTGGAAAAGGATAAAAACGAGGCCGAGAGAACgagttgaaataaaaagaaaaatttagaaaagaaaaagaaaaaaaaaaaataagacaataaacaaaagagagaaaagccCAGGTGCTGACGCTGGATGAGAATGGGGGCAAGATTGGGCGTGGTTTGGGGTAGATGGGGGCGGAGTTGACCCACGATGCTCACGGGCGGTGTGGTCAACCTTGACCGCTCGAATGCACGGTGCcactgtgtgtgtatgtgtgtgtgtgtgttgtgccAGTATAACAGGCGAAACCATTAACAGGGATGGAAAGCTGTATCACGTCCGTGTAATCAGTATTGAGGCGTAAAACGTAGGAAATTccctaaaaaaatattcaataaaaaataaagaagataaATTAATTTCGAACACATAtacagaaaatattttttaaaaacaaagtcagcattttatttattgaatgaTTGCattattttccgtttttaaGGGGGAGGGTTCTTCGTTGTAATTTCTGAGGTCACGTAATCACTTCCCCTCACGCAGCCCCTATCTGCAACTCGGTGCGCATAGAGATGGCGTACCTAAGCACGCCATTTACTGCATAAATGTGTATTGAAGCCAAAAGGATGGAAACGTGATTCAACGTCCATAAAAGGGCAGTTGAAAGGCCAAGAGGACTGAGTCAGTCGGTCACCGACCAAGAAACCCACAAAGAACTAGGTCATCATCCAACTCCTCAAACCCATCATCTTACTATTATATCTCTTGCACTGTGTGCAAGGCATTTGAGACGTGGGGCTTACACCAAATTTCCGGGAACTTTTTGCCATCCGCTTTAATGCACAAGACAAGGATGAATGGTTGAtcagaacagaaaaaagacaGATTGACAATGGATTGTCTGATTTATactttatttttgtctttcgcacgaatttttttgtttttcattcaaagCTCGTTTAAGTCAATTTGGTCGTGAACTtcgtttaataaaaaatatacatttttgtttgttctcttttttacAGGACATCCGGGCTGCGTTCCGCCCTTTGTTACCGACTTTGGGGTTAATAGACCAAACGGTAGAgacaattttaaaaagcagATGAAACTAGTTTGATGGTCTCTGCGTACTCTCGGCTATCCACCTCAATCGGTCATCTTCCCTTATGAGCTTATGCTTCGAATATACACGTGAATACGTTGGTATGGTGCTCTAGTGTTTCAGAGTCTGTTGCTACGTACGCTCGTCATGAACCTCATTCTTGAATGTCAAACGCATGGGTATTATGACAAATGTGGGCTGGAGTGAGACCCGGAAGACCATGCAAATATGTACATTTTGTGCAACGAATACAAATTGATAAGAGTAACTAGGCTGAAAGTGTCTTTTTAACGCTTTCCTATACTCATTCGACTAAAGCAGTGGGCACAGGTTTTTGCTTAATGTCTGTCGTTCACGTCGTTGTAAAAGGAGGTAAATTCGATTGTTACATCGGGTTTCTTTACAATGCGAGGTAGAGGGCATTCAGGTGTTATTCAGGCAGTCGGGTGTTGTTCAATCAATGATTGCCATATTTGCCAGCACAAAGATGACTCGCGTGTGACGTCGAATACATAACGGAAATGTAAGCAACACTCCTGATCCCGCCACGCGAACAAAGGTAAACTTACAGACAAAGGGATTCGAAAAACTTCTTGTTTTCCTTGCGCTCCTTTTTCCCGAAATTCAACTGAACTCGAACGCATGAATTTATCGTAAACTACACAGATCATTGTAAAAGACTTAGGTATTGAGTGACATTAAAGCATTTTCGACCGCACCATTTTATCATTTGTCTTTACAGTACTACTACCCAAAAGGGTGGCCTTCACCTTGCCctacattttttcaaatatattcaCACTGTGAAGTGCTTCTGTAGAGGCCAACGGCTATACATCTTTGGTatggttttttgtttccttggACCTCGCCCCTCTGCCCTGCACAAAACAATGGCAAAAACCctagtttcgtcttttttcaTCGGGCTCTTGAGATGATGGTTCGATAGTTCTTTTGCATCTGAGCCAACCACATTATTATGCGTTTAATAGCTGAAcccacaaaaaacaaaagaaaaaaacgaataatgataaaaagaaCTCGATTGGTCAGCAAGAAGTGCCGTTAACAGTATTTCCGGTTCTGCTCAGAAATCGTCttttggctttttatttttttatttacgattTTGTTACTTTGTCCTTTGGTTTTTGTTCTCCAAATTAAAGCTGATGGAATATAAATGTCGAAAACGACGGCTTTAGCAGCACGCTCCACCTTGAGGCGGTGTCGGTTGAACCCTATTTCATGAAACGGTTGTCTTGCGTGCGTTTCCATCCTCATTTGCATGCAGACGTGTATTTCGTAACATCAATGTTACCTATAATGTTTCACGCTGGCCCGTAGGCCTATGAAGTCATCCACCCGTCTTGTATATAGTTGACGACCGCTAGGTCACGAATAAagtgggaagaaaaaaaaaaagaaaacttgaaaaaaaaaaaaaaaattataaagaaaaacgaccGAGTCATCCTGCGGGCTTGTCAATATTAACACACCCTGTTGACCGCCATCCGTATAACTGTAGATGTGTACCAATCTTTGCTGTTTTCTGTGATAAGATTTAGGCCAACACTTAAAGCATTGAAAAGGGTTGCAACTTCAGTCGTTATTCACTTCTAAATTATGCGTCTCTTCGTCATGCCCCTATAAATTCGATACACCTATGCAcattcataaatttttgttgtattgatttttttaaatttatttatttatttaaatttcaaataaaactcACCTAGTATGTGCGTAATTTATTTGGCCATCATTATGCCCCTTGtcattatttcattttttttaaattattatattttcacCAAAATGGTCATTGATGATTATCTACATTGCTACTTGGATCTTCGAGTGAATAGTCAAGAATACTTGCCACATCTTTTGTGTGGTTACTACGCTTTCCACTAAAATGTACCTTAAGAATgatcctttaaaaaaacaaacacacacagcacTTTCTTTTACAACCTAAATTCTCTACGATTATCAAGTATGGCTTGGTGGGAGCTGGGAGTTACGATAAAtgtaaggaagaaaaacaaactaatTTAAAAGAGAAACTTTTTTGCGATCAAAATAGCTCTATAAATGCTTTTCCTACAGGTGATAAGCTTCAATGGAAAACCAAAACCTAATGCGAATACCGGACTTAAACAATGGGAAAAGCAACACAGCAGGCGctaaaaatttcaatatgCTTTTAGTTTCAATTTGTTGTCGATATATACAGGAATGAGTCACACAGGGCGACCACCGTAGCTGGCCACTAAcgaccaaaaaataaaaggacgGGCAAACCtaagaagaaacgaaaatcgAAATCGGATGGCCATCGCG
The nucleotide sequence above comes from Daphnia carinata strain CSIRO-1 chromosome 3, CSIRO_AGI_Dcar_HiC_V3, whole genome shotgun sequence. Encoded proteins:
- the LOC130688039 gene encoding chorion peroxidase-like; the encoded protein is MSQKIATSSERTTSHCIPSFPLSTWLRLVVGLAGLWPLFGCWTLADASNHHELDPPPAQRLAASSPKQQTLPFAIMLNLIREQQKSERDPDGLSPEQIQLIEHIFGAGLNASDYLINDLEPRLYKEGHIIKKDDPAAGVAAFNYQDAITKQFARYGFATLKAYALLRDKFTINQRNRFGDEGRISLRNTDFYAECPLKAETIKCPPFSALYRTGDGTCNNMDHPEWGASFRPFQRFLPAEYGDSVEAFRRSVQGGPLPSARAVSALVHRHRNITTTQFTTMVMQWGQFLDHDITSSAQTRGFNGSIPQCCNKDGQEQVLKENRHPDCMPIEVPSDDAFYGKYNVTCLNFVRSSPSPSEGCLIGPREQINQITSYLDASNVYGSTDKLLSSLRLYSKGMMKCREMMFRKALLPVLEKPFSDECRTHSPNMHCFKGGDSRTNEQPGLSSMHTAWMREHNRLVRKLADLNPHWNDERLFHEARKIVGAQMQHITYNEFLPIVLGERVIEVFDLRLKRRGFYYGYNSSINAMAANSFGTAAFRFGHSLIPKNLNRCNRFHQLLPYRTPLRKELMDPTPIHNIGAVDRILLGMCTQPAMRRDEYIVDELTNHLFQTSNKPFGMDLMALNIQRARDHGIPPYVVWREACGLTPIRNWGQLLSIMDDDTVGRLRIAYNSLEDIDLFPGAMAEKPVVGGMVGPTFACIIAQQFLNLRQGDRFWYENGDVPNAFTDSQLRELRRSTLARIICDNLDDAETIQPWVMLQPDSNTNPRVSCRGGIILQMDLRAWKETEAKATSFHANVLPEDEVSTNSIKAGSVTYQHTDEYEAEDGSPSKGHGSRPMPLLQPEDDWVEELPRPIPEALARSQINLEEEKNDE